GGATAACCTCTATTTGCGTAGCAGGCGCAAGCCGTTGAACACCACCAGCAAGCTCACGCCCATGTCGGCGAACACCGCCATCCACATGGTGGCCATGCCGGCAAAGGTGATCGCCAGGAAGATCGCCTTGATCCCCAGGGCCAACACGATGTTCTGGGTGAGGATCGCCGCGCTTTGGCGCGACAGCCTGACGAACGCCGGGATTTTGCGCAAGTCATCGTCCATCAGCGCCACGTCGGCGGTCTCGATGGCCGTGTCGGTACCGGCGGCGGCCATGGCGAAACCGATCTCGGCACGGGCCAGGGCCGGTGCGTCGTTGATACCGTCACCGACCATACCGACCCGGTGGCCCTCGGCGTACAGGCGCTCGATGGTGGCGAGCTTATCGGCCGGCAGCAGGTTGCCCTCGGCCCGGTCGATCCCCACCTGGGCAGCAATGGCTTGGGCGGTGTGGGGATTGTCGCCGGTGAGCATGACCGTCTTGATACCGAGCTCATGCAGTTCGGCGATGGCCTGGCGGCTGCTGTCCTTGACCGTGTCGGCCACGGCGAACAGCGCCAGCGGGCCACTGCGGTCGAGCAGCAGCACCACGGTCTTGCCCTGACGTTCCAGCTGGTCCAGCTCGGCTTCGAGCTGCGGCGAGCACAGGCCCAGCTCCTCGACCAAGCGATGGTTGCCCAGGTGGTAGGTTTCCCCGTCGATGTCGCCACGCACGCCGCGCCCGGCCAGGGCGGCGAACTCGGTGACTTCACTCAATGGCAGGCTTTGCGCCTTGGCGAACAGGGCGATGGCGCCGGACACCGGGTGGTCGGAGCGGGCGGCAAGGCTTGCGGCCAGCGCCTGGGCACGGCCTTCGAACAACGGGTCGAGCACCTTGCTGTCGGTCTGTACCGGCTTGCCGTGGGTGATGGTGCCGGTCTTGTCCAGGGCCAGGAAGTCCAGCTTGCGCCCGCCTTCCAGGTACACACCACCCTTGATCAGGATGCCCTTGCGCGCGGCGGCGGCCAGGCCGCTGACGATGGTCACCGGGGTGGAGATCACCAAGGCGCACGGGCAGGCCACCACCAACAGCACCAGGGCGCGGTAGATCCAGTCGAACCAGGCGCCGGCCATGAACAGCGGTGGGATGATCGCCACGGCCAGGGCCACGGCGAACACCACCGGGGTGTAGATGCGCGAGAACTGGTCGACGAAGCGCTGGGTCGGCGCACGGGCGCCCTGGGCTTCCTCGACCGCCTTGATGATGCGCGCCAGGGTCGACTGGCCGGCACCTGCGCTGACGCGGTACTCCAGCGAGCCTGCCTGGTTGATGGTGCCGGCGAACAGTTTGTCGCCCACGGTTTTCTCTACCGGCAGGCTTTCGCCGGTGATCGGTGCCTGATCGACACTGGACTGCCCACTAACAACCTCGCCGTCCAGGCCGATGCGCTCACCCGGTCGCACCCGCACAAGGGCGCCCAAAGCCACCTCGCGCACGTCGACTTCACGCCATTGCCCATCGGCCTCCCGCACGGTCGCCATATCCGGCGCCAGCTGCATCAGGCCGCCGATCGCGTTGCGCGCGCGGTCCAGCGAGCGGGCTTCGATCAGTTCGGCCACGGTGAACAGCACCATCACCATGGCCGCTTCCGGCCACTGGCCGATCAGCACGGCGCCGGTCACGGCGATGCTCATCAGGGCGTTGATGTTGAGGTTGCGGTTCTTCAGGGCGATCCAGCCCTTCTTGTAGGTGCCCAGCCCGCAGCCGAGGATGGCCGCCAGGGCCAGCGCCGCCACTACCCATTCCGGCGCCTTGCCGGAGAAGTGCACGAGCTCGGCGGCGATCGCGGCTACACCGGACAATGCCAGCGGCCACCAGCGGGTCTTGCTGGCCTGGGGCACTTCGACGCTGCCGTCGTCCTCGTCCGCCAGCGGCTCGGCCTTCATGCCCAGGCTGTCGATGGCCTGCTCGATCTGGCCGGTGCCGTCGTGGGTGTGGCGCACGCCCAGCACGCGGTTGATCAGGTTGAACTCCAGTTGCTCGATACCGGCCAGCTTGCCCAGCTTGTCCTGGATCAGCGTCTGCTCGGTCGGGCAGTCCATGGCCTGGATGCGGAAACGGCTGAGCCGGGCCTGGGCGCTGGCCTTCTCGGTCAGTTGCACCAGGGCCGGCGCGGCATGGGAGCCGCAGCAGCTGTGGGCATGGGTGTCGTGGCTGTGACCCTTTTCACCATGGTCGTGGTCATGCTTGTGTTCGGGGCTGACTGGCTGGTTCATGGAATCATCCTTAAAAAGGGCACTAGCTCCCTATAGGAGCCGGCTTTGCCAGCGAAAGCGTCCGCCCAGGCAAAGGTGCCGTTTCTGCTGACGCGTTCGCCGGCAAGCCGGCTCCTACAGGGAGGGTTGTTGCCAAGTGAACACCCTGTAGCCACTATAGGGTCAAGCCCCTTGCTGGAGATTTGCCATGAAGATCGGAGAACTGGCCAAGGCCACCGACTGCGCCGTGGAGACCATCCGCTACTACGAACGCGAGCAGCTGCTGCCCGAGCCGGCCCGCAGCGATGGCAACTATCGGCTGTATACCCAGGCCCACGTCGAGCGGCTGACCTTCATCCGCAACTGTCGCACCCTGGACATGACCCTGGACGAAATCCGCAGCCTGTTGAACCTGCGTGACAGCCCCGAGGCGTCGTGCGGCAGCGTCAATGCGCTGATCGACGAGCATATCGAGCATGTGCAGGCACGGATCGACGGGTTGGTGGCGCTGCAGGCGCAGCTGGTGGAATTGCGCCAGCAGTGCAATGCGCAGGGAGCGGAGTGCGCGATTCTGCAGCAGCTGGAGACGAATGGGGCGGTGTCGGTGCCGGAGGTGGAGCACTCACACGTGGGCAGAAGCCACGGGCATTGAAAATCCTGGGGGCGCTACGTGCCCCTTTCGCGACACAAGGCCGCTCCCACAGGTTCTGCAGCGTACCTGTGGGAGCGGCCTTGTGTCGCGATGGGCTGCAAGGCAGCCCCGGCAATCTGAAAGTTAGACCGCCATCGGCGCCGTCATCGGCGCATGGTGCTCATACCCTTCCAGCGAGAAGTCGCTCGGCTCGATCTTCTCCAGCCACTCCGGCTCGTACTTGCCGGTCTTGGCGAACGCCGGCACGCGGTCGCTGATCACCAGCTTCGGCGCCGCCAGCGGTTCGCGCTTCATCTGCTCGTTGAGCATGTCCAGGTGGTTCTCGTACACATGGGCATCGCCGATGAAGTAGGTGAACCAACGCGGGGTGTAGCCGGTCAGGCGGCCGAACAGCGACAGCAGAGCCGCGCCTTCGGTGAGGTTGAACGGTGTGCCCAGGCCCAGGTCGTTGGAGCGGATGTAGAGCGTCAGGGAGATTTCCTTGGTCTCGACATTCGGGTGGAACTGGTACAGCAAGTGGCACGGCGGCAGGGCCATTTCGTCCAGCTGGGCGCAGTTCCAGCCGTGGAACAGGATACGGCGGCTACCCGGGTCGTTGGCGATGGTGTCCAGGCACTGGCGCACCTGGTCGATGGCCTTGTACAGGATGACGAACGCCTGGCCGTCCTCCTCATCCTGGGCAATGCGACGGAAGCCCGCCTTTTCCGCCATCTCGATGGCGGCCGGGTTGCTCAGCGGGATGCGCTTGTAGCCCGGCCACTGGCGCCACTGCACGCCATAGATCTCACCGAGGTCGTCATGCCCCTGGCGGAACGGGTTGGCCAGCCACTGGGCGTTCTCGTTGGCGTTCTGGTCCCAGACCTTGCAGCCCAGCTCGCGGAATTCGCCGGCGTTCTTCACGCCACGCAGGAAACCGACCATCTCGCCGATCGCCGACTTGAACGCCAGCTTGCGCGTGGTGATGGCCGGGAAGCCTTTCTGCAGGTCGAAGCGCAGCATCGCGCCCGGCAGGCTGATGGTGCGGATGCCGGTGCGGTTTTCCTGCAGCGTGCCGTTGTCGATGACGTCACGGACCAGATCTAGATACTGTTTCATGGCTTACCTGTAGCAAGAACGGCAGGGGGATCGCCCCTGCCGTGGGAATCAAACGGTGGCCTTGGCCGTCGGTTTGCGGTTGTAGGCCAGCCAGATCAGGAAGATGCCGCCGACGATCATCGGCACGCAGAGCAACTGACCCATGGTCAACCAGCCGAAGGCGATGTAGCCCAGCTGGGCGTCGGGTACCCGCACGAACTCCACGATGAAGCGGAAGATGCCGTAGAACAGCGCGAACATGCCGGAAACGGCCATGGTCGGGCGCGGCTTGCGCGAGTACAGCCAAAGGATGACGAATAATGCCACACCTTCGAGGGCGAACTGGTACAGCTGCGACGGGTGACGCGGCAGTTGCGCCGGGTCGCTGAACGGCGGGAACACCATGGCCCAGGGCACGTCGGTGGCCTTGCCCCACAATTCGGCGTTGATGAAGTTGCCGATGCGCCCGGCGCCCAGGCCGATCGGCACCAGCGGCGCGACGAAGTCCATCAGCTCGAAGAACGACTTGTTGTTGCGCTTGCCGAACCACAGCGCCGCCAGCATCACGCCGATGAAGCCGCCGTGGAACGACATGCCGCCCTTCCACACCTCGAAGATCAGCGTCGGGTTGGCCAGGTACTGGTGCAGGTCGTAGAACAGCACATAGCCCAGGCGCCCACCGACGATCACCCCCATCGACAACCAGAACACCAGGTCGGAGAGTTTCTCGCGGCTCCAGGTCGGGTCGAAGCGGTTCAACCGGCGCGAGGCCAGCAGCCAGGCGCCGCCGATGCCGATCAGGTACATCAGGCCGTACCAGTGGATTTTCAGTGGCCCGAGGGCCACGGCCACGGGGTCGATCTGCGGGTAAGGCAGCATTGTCTTTCCTCTAGTTTCAGATAAGGAAGCTGAGTCCGACGCAGAACAGCAGCGCGGCGAACAGGCGCTTGAGCACGCGCGGCGACAGCTTGTGCGCCAGGCGCGCGCCGAAGCGGGCGAAGAACATGCTGGTCACGGCAATGCCGACCAGCGCGGGCAGGTAGACGTAACCGACACTGTGGGCCGGCAGGTGATCTTCATGCCACCCCAGCCACATGAAGCTCAGGGCGCTGGCCAGGGCGATCGGCAGGCCGCAGGCCGACGAGGTGGCCACCGCCTGCTGCATGGGCAGGCTGCGCCAGGTCAGGAAGGGCACGGTGAGCGAACCGCCACCGATGCCGAAAATGGCCGAGGCCCAGCCGATCACGCCGCCGGCGGCGGTCAGGCCGGGTTTGCCGGGGATGCCACGGCTGGCCTTGGGCTTGAGGTCCAGGGCCATCTGCGCGGCGATCACCAGGGCGAACACACCAATGATCTTCTGCAGCATCGGGCCCTGGATCAACGAGGCGGTCTTGGCACCGACCAGTGCGCCGAGCAGGATGCCCACGGTCATCCAGGCGAAGATCGGCCATTGCACCGCGCCCTTGCGCTGGTGCTCGAGCACAGCGTTGATCGAGGTGAAGACGATGGTCGCCAGCGACGTGCCGACCGCCAGGTGGGTCAGCACCGAAGGGTCGAAGCCCTGCAGGGTGAAGCTGAACACCAGCACCGGCACGATGATGATGCCGCCACCGACGCCGAACAGCCCGGCCAGCACACCCGCGCAGGCGCCCAGCAGCAGATAGAGAGCGAATTCCATTCGTGGCCCCAGTGGAAAACAATCCGGCATGGTAACGGAAGCCACGCCCGGCGCTCTAGTGAAGTCTGTGTCAGGTGATGGCTAGCGGCCGGCGGCGCGGGTAGAGTGGCCGAAAACACAGGGGACAACCTATGTGCCTGATCGTATTCGCCTGGCGGCCAGGGACAGCCCGGCCGCTGATCGTCGCAGCCAACCGCGATGAGTTCCATGCCCGGCCTACCCAGGCCCTGGGCGCCTGGGAGGATGCACCGGGGGTGTATGCCGGGCGGGACCTGGAGGCCGGCGGGACTTGGCTGGGGGTCGGGCCACGGGGGCGGTTCGCGGCACTGACCAATATTCGCGACCCGCGCCAGCCGTTGGGGCCGCGCTCACGAGGAGAACTGGTCGCGGCCTATCTGCGGGGTGAACTGGGGGTCGAGGCCTACCTTGATCAGGTGGCCAGCCGTAGCGGGCAGTATTCCGGCTTCAACCTGCTGGTCGGCGATGGGCAGCAACTGGGTTACCTACATGCTCACGAGGCGGGGCCGCGCCTGCTCTCGCCCGGTGTATACGGACTGTCGAACGCCGGGCTGGATACGCCCTGGCCGAAGCTGGTGAAAGCGCGTAGCGGGCTGGAGGGATTGCTTGATTCGGACGATCCACAGCGGCTGCTGGCATTGCTGGCTGATGCACAACCTGCGCCGGACAGCGAATTGCCCGAGACAGGTGTAGGGCTGGCCACCGAGAAGCTGCTGTCGAGCGTGTTCATCGCCAGCCAGAACTATGGGACGCGGGCGAGCACGGTGTTGATCGTGGATGACCAGGGGCGGCGACGGATGATCGAGCGCAGCTTCGGGCCGTTTGGTGGGCACCTCGGGGAGGTCAGCCTGGAGGTTTGAGGTGATTTGGTGGGTGGTTCGCCGGCAAGCCGGCTCCTACAGGTATAGGCGTAACACCGCAACCGTCGTAGGAGCCGGCTTGCCGGCGAAAGGGCCCTTGCAAACGCTACAAATCAGAGGGTCTTGTTCGGCCCGATCATCCGCGCCAAGCCAAGGTTCTTCAGCGCCAGCTGCAACGAGCTGTGGATAACCTGCGGGTTGTCATGGCTCATGGCGTCAGCCAACAGCTCCTCGGCCTTGCTCTTGTTGATCTGGCGCAGCATCCACTTGACCTTCGGCAGGTTGGTGGCGTTCATCGACAGGCTGTCGAAACCCATGGCCATCAGCAGGATCGCGGCTGCCGGGTCACCGGCCATCTCGCCGCAGATGCTCACCGGCTTGCCTTCTTCGTGGGCCACGCTGACCACTGTCTGCAACGCCTGCAGCACTGCCGGGTGCAGGTAGTCGTACAGATCGGCGACCCGCGGGTTGTTGCGGTCGACCGCCAGCAGGTACTGCGTCAGGTCGTTCGACCCGACCGAGAGGAAGTCCACCTGCCGCGCCAGCTCGCGGGTCTGGTACACGGCGGCAGGGATCTCCACCATCACCCCGACCGGCGGCATCGGCACGTCGGTGCCTTCGTCACGCACCTCGCCCCAGGCGCGGTGGATCAGGTGCTGGGCTTCTTCCAGCTCGTGGATGCCGGAAATCATCGGCAACAGGATGCGCAGGTTGTTCAGGCCCTCGCTGGCCTTGAGCATGGCGCGGGTCTGGACCAGGAAGATTTCCGGGTGGTCGAGGGTGACGCGGATGCCGCGCCAGCCCAGGAAGGGGTTTTCTTCCTTGATCGGGAAGTACGACAGCGACTTGTCGCCGCCAATATCGAGGCTACGCATGGTCACCGGCAGCGGGTGGAAGGCCTGCAACTGTTCGCGATAGATCGCCAGCTGCTCTTTCTCGCTGGGGAAGCGCTGGTTGATCATGAACGGCACTTCGGTACGGTACAGGCCGACCCCCTCGGCGCCACGCTGCTGGGCACGGGCCACATCGGCCAGCAGGCCGGTGTTGACCCACAGCGGCATGCGGTGGCCGTCCGGGGTGATGCACGGCAGCTCGCGCAGGGCATCGAGCCCGCGGGCCAGCTGGCGCTCTTCCTCGACCACGTCGCTGTACTGCTTGCGCAGCACCTCGCCGGGGTTGGTGAACACCTCGCCCTTGTAGCCGTCGACGATCATCTCGATGCCGTCGGCCTTCGAATACGGCAGGTCGACCACGCCCATGACGGTGGGGATACCCATCGCCCGGGCGAGGATCGCCACGTGGGAGTTACCCGAGCCGAGTACCGAGACCAGGCCCACCAGCTTGCCTTCCGGCACCTCGCCAAGCATGGCGGGGGTCAGCTCCTCGCTGACCAGGATGGTGTTGTCTTCATAGACCAGCGACTGTGAACGGGCTTCCTGGAGATACGCCAGCAGGCGCCGGCCCAGGTCCTTGACGTCCGAGGCGCGCTCGCGCAGGTAGTCGTCGTCCATCAGCTCGAAGCGGTTGACGTGCTCGCCAACCACCTGGCGCAGGGCGCCCTGGGCCCACTGGCCGGTCTTGATGACCTCGACCACCTCGCCACCAAGGGCGGCGTCCTCGAGCATCATCAGGTACACGTCGAACAACGCGCGCTCTTCGGGGCGCAACTGGGTGGCGAGCTTGGCCGACAGCTTGCGCATGTCCTCGCGCACGCCTTCGAGGGCGTTGTTGAACAGCTTGAGCTCGTTGTCGATGTCCTCGACGGTGCGGTCCGGCACCACTTCCAGGTCGGCGGGCGGCAACATCACCACGGAGCGGCCGACAGCGGCGCCGGGCGAGCCCGGAACCCCAACGAAGCGGGCCTCCTGGATGCCCTTGCCCTGGCGGCCGAGGCCGCGAATGGAGCCGGTGGCCTCGGCGTGGGCGATAACCCCGGCGAGCTGGGCGCTCATGGTGACCAGGAAGGCTTCTTCGCCTTCATCGAACTGGCGGCGCTCCTTCTGCTGGATGACCAGTACCCCCACCACGCGACGGTGGTGGATGATGGGGGCACCGAGGAAGGAGGCGAATTTCTCTTCGCCGGTCTCGGCGAAGTAGCGGTAACGGGGATGGTCGGCGGCGTTCTCGAGGTTCAGCGGCTCCTCGCGGGTACCGACCAGGCCGACCAGGCCCTCGTTGGGGGCCATGCTGACCTTGCCGATGGAACGCTTGTTCAAGCCCTCCGTCGCCATCAGCACGAAACGGTTGGTTTCCGGGTCGAGCAAGTAGACCGAGCAGACCTGGCTGCCCATGGCCTCCTTGACGCGCAAGACAATGATACCCAACGCCGTCTTGAGATCTTTGGCGGAGTTCACTTCCTGGACGATCTTGCGCAGCGTATTGAGCATGGCTCGGGGTCGGACTCCGTCGTCAGTCGCGCGTCAGCAGGCGCGGGGCTAGCTCTTTCAGGGCGCGTCGGTAGACCTCGCGCTTGAATGTCACCACCTGGCCCAGCGGATACCAGTAGCTGACCCAGCGCCAGCCGTCGAATTCCGGTTTGCCGGTGAGGTCCATGCGTACCCGTTGCTCATTGCTCACCAGGCGTAGCAGGAACCACTTCTGTTTCTGGCCGATGCACAGCGGCTGGCTGTGGGTGCGCACCAGGCGTTGCGGTAAACGATAACGCAACCAGCCGCGGGTGCAGGCAAGAATTTCCACATCGTCGCGTTCAAGGCCAACTTCTTCGTTCAGCTCGCGGTACAGGGCATCTTCCGGCGTCTCGTCAGGGTTGATGCCACCCTGCGGGAATTGCCAGGCATCCTGGTTGATCCGCCGAGCCCATAGCACCTGCCCGGCATCATTCGTGAGAATGATCCCGACATTGGGGCGAAAACCATCCGGGTCGATCACGGCAGCAACCTCGCAAACGCATGTCGCGGCATTGTTCCACAAAGCCTGAGCGCGCAGCAACGCGCCCGCCAAGCTTATGTGCAGCGAGGTGAAAACTCCGTATTCTGCGGAGCTCCCGGAAGCTGATGCGAGACTACCCATGCGCCTGGCGTTATTCGACCTGGACAATACCCTCCTCGGTGGCGACAGCGACCACGCCTGGGGTGACTACCTGTGCGAACGGGGCATCCTCGACCCGGTCGCGTACAAGGCACGCAACGATGCCTTCTACCAGGACTACCTCAGCGGCACCCTGGACATGCAGGCCTACCTGGCCTTTTCCATGGAAATCCTCGCCGCCAGCGAGCCCGCGCAGCTGGAGCAGTGGCACCGCGAGTTCATGCGCGACTGCATCGAGCCGATCATCCTGCCCAAGGCCGAGGCCCTGCTGCGCCAGCATCGCGAGGCCGGCGACCAGCTGGTGATCATTACCGCCACCAACCGCTTCGTCACCGCGCCCATCGCCCGCCGGCTTGGGGTGCGCACCCTGCTGGCCACTGAATGCGAGACGCAGGACGGGCGCTACACCGGGCGCAGTACCGATATACCGTGTTTCCGTGAAGGCAAGGTGACGCGGTTGCAGCGCTGGATGCTGGAGAACGGTTTCGATCTCGACGGCAGCTGCTTCTATAGCGATTCGCTGAACGATGTGCCGTTGCTGGAGGTGGTGGCGCGGCCGGTGGCGGTGGATCCGGACCCGAAACTGCGGGTGGAGGCCGAGCGCAGGGGCTGGGAGATCATCTCACTGCGCGACTGAACCGGACGCGCCCCGTAGGAGCCAGCCTTGCTGGCGAAAGGGCCCTCGAGAACCCTGGCAAGGCTGCGCCTTGCATCGCCAGCAAGGCTGGCTCCTACAGGTTCGGCGCTGTTTCTAGACGGGCTTGGCGCCCATCAGGCCGGCAATGGACAGGAAACACACCCCGCTGAACACCGCCAGCGCCAGGGTGAACTTCAGCCCCACCACTTCAGCCTTGCGCAGCCGGTTAAGGCGTACCAGCAACCACCAGACGGCGAAAGCACCGAAGGTGTAGATGACGCTGGAGGCCAGCACCCAGGTCTGCCCCAGCGGCCAGCCGACCAGGTGCACCAGCCACCAGCCGGTGAACGGCATGCTCACCAGGCACAGGCCCATCAGCAGCCAGACGAATACCAGTGGCCGGCGCAGCAGCTTCCCATAGGCGTCGGCATCACCCTTGCGGCGGGCTTGAAGGGTCCAGATTGCCAGGCCCAGGGCACCCAGCAGCAACAGCGCGGTGGCGAGGATGTGCAGGGTCTTGAGAGTGGTCAGGTGTTCCATTTATGGATTGTCCTTCCGCAAGCCGTCCAATCGCGGGGCAAGCCCGCTCCCGCCGGCTGCCGCACGATACGTGTTTCAGCCCAAGAATAGCCGGTAAGCCGGGTTCTCGGTCTCGTCCCAGTACGGGTAGCCGATCTTGGCCAGCGCCGCCGGCACCAGGTGACGCTCCTCCTCCGGCACCTGCAGCCCCGCCACCACGCGACCATCGGCCGCACCGTGGTTACGATAGTGGAACATCGAGATGTTCCAGCGCCCACCCAGCTTGTTGAGGAAGTTGAACAAAGCGCCCGGGCGTTCCGGGAACTCGAAGCGCAGCACCAGCTCGTCGCTGGCCCCCGCCGAATGGCCGCCGACCATGTGGCGGATATGCAACTTGGCCAGCTCGTTGTCGGTCAGGTCGGTAACCGGGAAGCCCTGCTCGGTCAACTGCTGTACCAACGCGGCGCGCGGGTCGGTTTCCGGATGGGTCTGCACGCCGACGAAGATGTGTGCTTCGTCCGCCGTGTGCTTGCGGTAGTTGAATTCGGTGATCTGGCGCTTGCCGATCGCCTCGCAGAAGGCCTTGAAGCTGCCCGG
This genomic stretch from Pseudomonas entomophila L48 harbors:
- a CDS encoding heavy metal translocating P-type ATPase; the protein is MNQPVSPEHKHDHDHGEKGHSHDTHAHSCCGSHAAPALVQLTEKASAQARLSRFRIQAMDCPTEQTLIQDKLGKLAGIEQLEFNLINRVLGVRHTHDGTGQIEQAIDSLGMKAEPLADEDDGSVEVPQASKTRWWPLALSGVAAIAAELVHFSGKAPEWVVAALALAAILGCGLGTYKKGWIALKNRNLNINALMSIAVTGAVLIGQWPEAAMVMVLFTVAELIEARSLDRARNAIGGLMQLAPDMATVREADGQWREVDVREVALGALVRVRPGERIGLDGEVVSGQSSVDQAPITGESLPVEKTVGDKLFAGTINQAGSLEYRVSAGAGQSTLARIIKAVEEAQGARAPTQRFVDQFSRIYTPVVFAVALAVAIIPPLFMAGAWFDWIYRALVLLVVACPCALVISTPVTIVSGLAAAARKGILIKGGVYLEGGRKLDFLALDKTGTITHGKPVQTDSKVLDPLFEGRAQALAASLAARSDHPVSGAIALFAKAQSLPLSEVTEFAALAGRGVRGDIDGETYHLGNHRLVEELGLCSPQLEAELDQLERQGKTVVLLLDRSGPLALFAVADTVKDSSRQAIAELHELGIKTVMLTGDNPHTAQAIAAQVGIDRAEGNLLPADKLATIERLYAEGHRVGMVGDGINDAPALARAEIGFAMAAAGTDTAIETADVALMDDDLRKIPAFVRLSRQSAAILTQNIVLALGIKAIFLAITFAGMATMWMAVFADMGVSLLVVFNGLRLLRK
- the cadR gene encoding cadmium resistance transcriptional regulator CadR, whose translation is MKIGELAKATDCAVETIRYYEREQLLPEPARSDGNYRLYTQAHVERLTFIRNCRTLDMTLDEIRSLLNLRDSPEASCGSVNALIDEHIEHVQARIDGLVALQAQLVELRQQCNAQGAECAILQQLETNGAVSVPEVEHSHVGRSHGH
- a CDS encoding thymidylate synthase is translated as MKQYLDLVRDVIDNGTLQENRTGIRTISLPGAMLRFDLQKGFPAITTRKLAFKSAIGEMVGFLRGVKNAGEFRELGCKVWDQNANENAQWLANPFRQGHDDLGEIYGVQWRQWPGYKRIPLSNPAAIEMAEKAGFRRIAQDEEDGQAFVILYKAIDQVRQCLDTIANDPGSRRILFHGWNCAQLDEMALPPCHLLYQFHPNVETKEISLTLYIRSNDLGLGTPFNLTEGAALLSLFGRLTGYTPRWFTYFIGDAHVYENHLDMLNEQMKREPLAAPKLVISDRVPAFAKTGKYEPEWLEKIEPSDFSLEGYEHHAPMTAPMAV
- the lgt gene encoding prolipoprotein diacylglyceryl transferase, with amino-acid sequence MLPYPQIDPVAVALGPLKIHWYGLMYLIGIGGAWLLASRRLNRFDPTWSREKLSDLVFWLSMGVIVGGRLGYVLFYDLHQYLANPTLIFEVWKGGMSFHGGFIGVMLAALWFGKRNNKSFFELMDFVAPLVPIGLGAGRIGNFINAELWGKATDVPWAMVFPPFSDPAQLPRHPSQLYQFALEGVALFVILWLYSRKPRPTMAVSGMFALFYGIFRFIVEFVRVPDAQLGYIAFGWLTMGQLLCVPMIVGGIFLIWLAYNRKPTAKATV
- a CDS encoding sulfite exporter TauE/SafE family protein gives rise to the protein MEFALYLLLGACAGVLAGLFGVGGGIIIVPVLVFSFTLQGFDPSVLTHLAVGTSLATIVFTSINAVLEHQRKGAVQWPIFAWMTVGILLGALVGAKTASLIQGPMLQKIIGVFALVIAAQMALDLKPKASRGIPGKPGLTAAGGVIGWASAIFGIGGGSLTVPFLTWRSLPMQQAVATSSACGLPIALASALSFMWLGWHEDHLPAHSVGYVYLPALVGIAVTSMFFARFGARLAHKLSPRVLKRLFAALLFCVGLSFLI
- a CDS encoding NRDE family protein, yielding MCLIVFAWRPGTARPLIVAANRDEFHARPTQALGAWEDAPGVYAGRDLEAGGTWLGVGPRGRFAALTNIRDPRQPLGPRSRGELVAAYLRGELGVEAYLDQVASRSGQYSGFNLLVGDGQQLGYLHAHEAGPRLLSPGVYGLSNAGLDTPWPKLVKARSGLEGLLDSDDPQRLLALLADAQPAPDSELPETGVGLATEKLLSSVFIASQNYGTRASTVLIVDDQGRRRMIERSFGPFGGHLGEVSLEV
- the ptsP gene encoding phosphoenolpyruvate--protein phosphotransferase, which codes for MLNTLRKIVQEVNSAKDLKTALGIIVLRVKEAMGSQVCSVYLLDPETNRFVLMATEGLNKRSIGKVSMAPNEGLVGLVGTREEPLNLENAADHPRYRYFAETGEEKFASFLGAPIIHHRRVVGVLVIQQKERRQFDEGEEAFLVTMSAQLAGVIAHAEATGSIRGLGRQGKGIQEARFVGVPGSPGAAVGRSVVMLPPADLEVVPDRTVEDIDNELKLFNNALEGVREDMRKLSAKLATQLRPEERALFDVYLMMLEDAALGGEVVEVIKTGQWAQGALRQVVGEHVNRFELMDDDYLRERASDVKDLGRRLLAYLQEARSQSLVYEDNTILVSEELTPAMLGEVPEGKLVGLVSVLGSGNSHVAILARAMGIPTVMGVVDLPYSKADGIEMIVDGYKGEVFTNPGEVLRKQYSDVVEEERQLARGLDALRELPCITPDGHRMPLWVNTGLLADVARAQQRGAEGVGLYRTEVPFMINQRFPSEKEQLAIYREQLQAFHPLPVTMRSLDIGGDKSLSYFPIKEENPFLGWRGIRVTLDHPEIFLVQTRAMLKASEGLNNLRILLPMISGIHELEEAQHLIHRAWGEVRDEGTDVPMPPVGVMVEIPAAVYQTRELARQVDFLSVGSNDLTQYLLAVDRNNPRVADLYDYLHPAVLQALQTVVSVAHEEGKPVSICGEMAGDPAAAILLMAMGFDSLSMNATNLPKVKWMLRQINKSKAEELLADAMSHDNPQVIHSSLQLALKNLGLARMIGPNKTL
- a CDS encoding RNA pyrophosphohydrolase; this encodes MIDPDGFRPNVGIILTNDAGQVLWARRINQDAWQFPQGGINPDETPEDALYRELNEEVGLERDDVEILACTRGWLRYRLPQRLVRTHSQPLCIGQKQKWFLLRLVSNEQRVRMDLTGKPEFDGWRWVSYWYPLGQVVTFKREVYRRALKELAPRLLTRD
- a CDS encoding HAD family hydrolase produces the protein MRLALFDLDNTLLGGDSDHAWGDYLCERGILDPVAYKARNDAFYQDYLSGTLDMQAYLAFSMEILAASEPAQLEQWHREFMRDCIEPIILPKAEALLRQHREAGDQLVIITATNRFVTAPIARRLGVRTLLATECETQDGRYTGRSTDIPCFREGKVTRLQRWMLENGFDLDGSCFYSDSLNDVPLLEVVARPVAVDPDPKLRVEAERRGWEIISLRD
- a CDS encoding DUF2269 family protein yields the protein MEHLTTLKTLHILATALLLLGALGLAIWTLQARRKGDADAYGKLLRRPLVFVWLLMGLCLVSMPFTGWWLVHLVGWPLGQTWVLASSVIYTFGAFAVWWLLVRLNRLRKAEVVGLKFTLALAVFSGVCFLSIAGLMGAKPV